Genomic DNA from Nitrospirota bacterium:
CTGGTACGACTCCGATTCTCGCGCAGGGTACGCGTCACTACCATCCTGATCACAGGCCTACTCCTCCTGGCCGGCGGTCTGGCCTGGTTCCTTCATCGGTACGATACTTCGCCGAAACAGGTGGTGCCGCTCCGCTCCTTCTCGGACCAGGAGTACCCCGATAACCCTGAGCGGCGGAGCCGCAGCTATGGCACCTATCCGCATCGTGACCTGCATATTGAACGGCTCGATCGCACACACGTTCGTTTTGTACTGACGGCAGGATCTGATCGGGCGACGCAGATCGAGTTGCGAGACGTGGACCTGTCGCTCATGGTGGCAGCGGTCCCCCGCCGAATCCTCTCAGATCCCGGACTGACAACAGTGGGATTGATCGATCGCGAATGGAATCGGCAACAGGTCCGGTTTCGTCGCGACGCCCCCCACGTGCTGGTGCACGAGGGAGGCGACGGGTTTGAACAGCGCTCGTTGAGCCGTATAGATCTCGCCAGGAACTGTTTGAACGCAGGCCTCTGGGAGCTATTGCTGTTCACCATCGAAGACGGCGAGGAGCGGCTCTACGCCCATCTGTGGTTTACCTTCCCGCTCGGCCTCTACAAAGACCTCTTCGAAGAGGTGAACGGTCTATCGTACTGGACCTACTGGTGGTCGCTGGAACATTGGGTCGATCCGGCCGGGACGCCGATCCGTCTGGACCTGCTTCGAACCGTCGAGCGGGAACAAGCCATGTCCGCCGATGTGCGATGGGATGAACCGGTGGCTGTCATGGGGGAGCAGGTCCTGAAGCGGAGAAATATTCTGACGCCGGCCGCCGCCACCTATCGCGACTGGTACCGCCAGCCGGTTCAGTTTGCCAGCTTTATCCCGCCGGGAATATATTCACGCGCAGACCCACGGGACACCCAGTTACACTACCTCGCAGATGTGACCGGCGCGACGGTCCGGCAAATCGCGATGGCAGGAGGGCCCCATGGATTGTTGGAGGTTGAGCTTGGGTTCCGGAGCAACCAGACCGGTGAGTCGACCAAGTTGATACTCGGAGGGCTGCAAATCTCAGCGCTCCCGGCGTTGTCGCCGCAGCAGTACGATCAAGGCTGGAGGGTGCCAATGGGCATCGGGAACCCGAGTTTCGTCGAATCCTATGACGCGCTCGCGGCCAATCCGCCGATGCAACGGACGTTTTATGGGTTTCATCTCGATGCGCAGAACCGCTGGCTCGATCATCATGCCATCGGCGTGGATGGCCCACTGCTGCATCGGGATGTGGCCGACCCCTCGCTGCTCCACCTCTATCTCTTGAGCTATGAACGTCACGCGATCCTGAACCATATCATCCTCACGCTTCCGCTGGAATGGCACTCACCGACCCCTCAGCCTCGCAATGAGGTTGGCTCAACTCCTCCCATCCAGCGATGAGAGCTCAAGACACTCGGTCGCCTCTGTTTCCCGCTCCTCACACTGCCATTGTGGTCGGCGTCTCTTTGGCTGGTGCAGGTTTCTTGGCTCCTCCACCCCGCACCCGATGCATCTTCTCCCGCGAATGGTAGGGCACCAATCCTTCCAACACCATCGGCAGCCTGTCGCAGGGCACATCTTCCATGATCTTGACCGCCAGCTTCGAGTCTGGCCCTGAGCGGCCTCCCACGTAGATATCGACCGCATCGACCACCTTCCCCTCGACCTTGGCCTTCTTTCCCAAGAACCCGATATCCGCCACGAGATGATTCCCGCAGGCAGCGGGACAGCCGGACCAATGCATGGTGATCGGTTTGAGCGCGCTCCCCAGGCGGGCCTCCAGCGCCTTCGCCGTTTCGACTGCCCGGCTCTTCGTTTCGATGACCGCCAGATTACAGTAGTCGCTCCCCACACAGCTCACCAGCCCCTTGTAGACCGGTGAGGGGTTATAGGCGAATTGCTTCACCAGCGGCTCCTGGTCGAGGTCGCCGATCTTGCGATCGGAGACGTTCGGTATGATCAAGGCTTGCGCCGGGGAAATCCTGACCTCCCCCGTTCCATACTTCTCTGCCAAGGCTGCGATCTTGGCTAAGTCGTCATGCGTAATACGGCCCACCAGGACTTTGAGCCCCACATAGTTCATACCCGGTTGTCTTTGCCGATAGATGCCGACATGGCTCTTCTCGACGGCTTTTCGCGCATCGATGCCCGCCGGCGATAGTTTCTTGCCCACTCGCGTTTCGACTTCCTTTCGGAACCGGTCTTCACCCCATTCCTCCAACAGGAAGGCCAATCGGACCTGCGTACGATTCTCCCGCGATCCATGGTCCCGAAAGATCTCTATGATCGCGCGGCACAGGGCCAAGGCTTCGCCCTCGGTCACAAAGATGTCGAGCGGCGTCGCGATCCGGTACCCGCCCGAGCCAAGTTTACCGCCAGCCAAGAGGTTGTACCCGAGGCTCTTACCGTTGGTGCCATCGTGATAGGCCGGCACGAGGGCCAGGTCTTGTGTTTCCATGTGCACACAGTTGTCCGGGCAGCCTGTCACCGCGACGTTGAACTTCCGTGGCAGGTTCGAATAGGCCGGATTGCCAAGAATCTCTTCGTTGATGGCGCGCACGATGGGCGTCGCATCCGACAGTTCCTCCGGACTCAACCCGGCCACCGGGCAAGTCATCACGCCCCGCACGTTGTCCATGCCGGTTTGGAGGGAGGTCAGCCCCACTTCCTCCATCTTGGCAAAGACCGCCGGCACGTCTTCAATCCGGATGTGCCGGAGCTGTATTTGTTGCCGTGTCGTCAGGTCCAACACCCCGTTGCCGTAGGTCCCGGCAATCTCGGCCAGAGCCCGCAGTTGATAGGAGCCGGTCTTGCCGCCCGGTATCCGCACCCGGATCATGAAAAACCCCGGCGTAGGATTCCGCAGAAAGAGGCCATACCATTTGAGGCGCTGAACATCAGCCTCGGGGATGGATTCCCAGCCACTCTTGGCATATTGGGCGATCATGTCCCGCACAGCCAACCCGTCGCGCTCCGTCTTGATGGCCTCGATTTTGTTCATGTTCCCTTCTCCAATGACACACGGTAATCAGCCCCGGTTCGTTTGAGCACCACGAGGCCTGCACGATTGAGTCGATCGACAACTGAGAACACCGTGACCCAGTCCAGCCCGGGCAGCCGGGCCAAGTCTTCGAACGAACTCGCGCCGCATTCACGCAGCCGTTGTACCACACAATCCTCATTCGACATGACGGCACGATCATGTGACGTCGCCATGGCTCCCTCCTCTCTTATTGAATCCTGGTTTCAGCAGGCCTCCCTCGCCGGAACGACCCGCGGCAATTCCCTGGGCTCAAGACAGGCGACGGTATAGGGACTCGCGAGCCAATACAGACCACCGACGAACAGCCCGCCGCCGACGATGTTTCCCAATACGACGTAGAACTGGTTGTACCAATAGCCTGTCCAACTGACGGCGTCCCCATGGGGGAGAAACAACGCCATGCCGAGAAACGATTGATTGGCAACGCTATGCTCGAATCCGGTCCCGATAAACGCGAACAGGCACCAGAAGATCAGCATGATCTTGGCCGCATCATTCGTCGTTCGCCCGGAGGTCCAGACCGCCAGGCAGACGAGCCAGTTACACAAAAGACCCCGAAAGAACAGCTCCCACGCCGGCAGCGACATCTTCATGGCCGCCACGTTTCCGATCAGGTCGGCCTGCGGTCCCTTGGACAGGACACCCGATTGGACGACCAGCCAGGCCAGCACCAGCGAGCCGATGAGATTACCGACCCAGGACCATACGTTGAGCTTCGCCACTTGGGTCCAGGTAAGACTACGCGACAGCCCGCCAATCACTCCGGTCATGTTATTCCCGGTGAACAATTCCGATCCGGCAAAGATCACCAATGTCAGAGCAACCCCGAAGGACACACCCATCACCAGCTTGACCATCGGCGATCCGACCGCGGCTAGCGGCCCGCCGAGGCTGAATATCAATGCGATGCCGAATCCCACGTAGACACCTGCCAGGGCCGACAATATGAGATACCGTGGCAGCGAGACCTCCAGGAATCGATGTTTCTTCGCCGCCAACGATGCAATCCTCTCGTGATCCGTCGTATACATCGAGGTCTCCTTTGTCCTTACGTTCAAAAAGCACAACGGCGTCCGTCTTCCCGTAAAGGAGACGGACGCCGTTGTCCGCTTCGCATCGCTCTCTGTCGTTACAAGGCAGGAACGCCTTTGTTCCCGCATCCGATCATCCGTTCTTCAGCCAAACCTAGAAAGTCTTATATTCGAGCCACTTCCCGTTCAGCGTAATCTTGCACCGGGCTTCGCCCTGGCTACCTGTCACCTTTTCCATGTCGAGCGTGAAGTCGATCGCGCTCATGATGCCGTCGCCGAACATCTCGTTCGCCTGCTCACGCATCGAGTCCCCGTAGACCCCGATGATCTCCAGCAAACGATACTTGAACGGATCCGTCGTATTCGGAAAATCGCCTCGCACCGGGAACTTGCTCAAGGATGCGGTCAGCTCCGCATCCAGGCCCAGGAGATCGCCGACTTTCTTCGCGTCATCAGCCGGCAACTTGTGGGTCCCCTGCAAGACCGCTGCGACGAAGGTGGGATTTCTTCCGACCGCTTTGGCCACCTCAGCGATCGTCACCTTCTTCTCCATCCGCTTGGCTTTAATCGCGTCTTTCGCCTTCTTCGCTTCCATCGCATGTTCCTCCTTGGTTATTGCACGCCTCAACACAGATCCGCCGCTCCCGCATCAGAACCTCACAACGAGCGGCGCGACCCCCGCAGTCTCTTCCGCTGCGCCACCCACGGCTGCCGCGCCGTGCGAGGCGTGGCGGACCAGAAAATGAATGACATGGTTCCTGATCTTGTAATAGTGCGGATGCTCGATGACCGAATCTCTCGTCCTGGGGCGAGGGATCGTGACATCTACAATCTCCGCCACGCGCGACGAGGGCCCGTTCGTCATGAGCATGATGCGGTCGGACAAGAGAATCGCCTCGTCCACGTCGTGCGTGACCATGAAGACCGTGTTGCGCGTGGCGTTCCACATCTGGACCAATTCCTCCTGAATGACGCCCCTGGTCAGCGCATCGATCTGCGCGAAGGGCTCATCGAGCAACAGAACCTTGGGCTCAATTGAAAAGGCCCTGGCAAGACCGACTCGCTGTTTCATGCCTCCCGATAGGGCGATCGGCCGCTTATTCTCTGCTCCCGTCAGGCCGACCAACGCAATGTACTTATGCACATGCGCGACCACCTGATCATGGCTCCAATCCGGATAGGCCGATCGCACCGCGAGGGCGATGTTCTCGAACACGGTCATCCAGGGCATGAGGGCGAAATTCTGGAAGACGACCATCCGATCCAATCCGGGACCGGACACCTCGCGTCCATTCAAGATCACTCCGCCTTCCGACAGGGTTTCCAACCCGGCGATGATATTGAGCAGGGTGCTCTTGCCACATCCCGAATGGCCGATCACCGTGACGAACTCGCCCTTGTCGACTTTCAAGGTCACGTCTTTGAAGATACACACGTCTCCGCCTCCGGCATGGCCGGGGAAAAACTTGCTCACATGATCGACGACAAGAAATGACATGGGTTACTCCTGATAGGTTACGAGACCGGCGAGTTTGTTGAATCCTGAGTCTAAAATCATGCCGACAACTCCGATAACTAAGATGGCGAAGATGACTCCCGCGATGTCGAGATTGTTCCACTCGATCCAACTCAGATACCCGACGCCCAACTCACCCAGCAGCATCTCTGCCGGCACCACGGCCACCAATGCGCTCCCGAACGAAATTCTCAAGCCGTTCACGATAGTCGGGGCTGCCCCGGGCAAAATCACCCGGTAGAGCCGCTTGAACCAGGAGAGCTGCAGAATGGCCGCAACGTGCAGGTATTCTTTCTTGAGTGAACTGACTCCGAACGCCGTCGTCGCCAGAGTCGGCCAGACGGCTGCCATGAACACGACCAGCACGGCGGTCGCTTTGGGATCCTTGACCGTGTATAGCAGCAACGGCATCCAGGCCAACGGCGAAATCGGCTTCAGGATTTGGATGAACGGGTTGACGGCTCGGAACAGGACTCGATTCAACCCCAAGAAGATGCCCAACAGGATCGCCACGACCGAAGCGGCGAGGAATCCTGCCGCAAATCTCGAAACGGTATACAGAACCAGATAGGCGATTCCGTAATCGTTGGTTCCCTTGATGACGAACGCCTCGGCCAATTCAGTCCTCGCCTTCTCCACCACTCCAAGGGGACCTGGCACACCCTTCATCTTCTCAGGGTTCCAGACGTAGCCTCCCGATCCGGCTCGAACGATGTCTCCGTTGAACTCCATCATCTGTAGTTGTTCGTCCGTCTTGCCCTTCGCGTCAAAAGACGACCGCAGCGTCAGCAAATGCCACCCGCCGAGAAAAACCACGAGGATAAACACCGAAATCATCCACGGGCTGCCATTTCCATTTGTTTTCATAGTTCCAGGCCTTTTCGACTATTACGCCATACTGTGGATTTTGAAACTACGAACATAGGCATCCGGTTGGCTCGCATCGAACTCCCGGCCCATGATCGTATGTTTGGCCATCGTCCCTTGATGCGTTTGATAGCCCAACTCTTTCGCGATCCGGTCGCAGTCGGCCGCCAGATAGACCTGCTCGGCCACGGACTTGTAATTGACCTCGCCCTTTAAATGACCCCACCGTTTCATTTGGGTCATGATCCAAATCGCCATCGAGTGCCAGGGAAAGGGATCGAAATCGATACGGCTCGGATCCTTCTTAATTGCGCCCAATCCGTCCGCGTAGGTTCCCGTCAGTACCTGTTCCAAAACCGTCACCGGCTGATTCAAATAATTCGTCGGTGCAATCGCCGCGGCAATCTCCTTCCGATGAGCCGGGTTCGACGCGTAGTGGGTGGCATCCACGATGGACCGGAAGAGGGCCAGGAACGTATTCGGATACTGCGTGGCGAAATCCTTAGAAATCGCGAACCCGCAACAGGGATGCTTATCCCAGATTTCCTTGGAAAGCTTGAAGATGAACCCTGCGTTTTCGTAGACGGCCCGTTGGTTGAACGGATCGGGGGCCAGATATCCATCGACATTACCAGCCTTCAGATTGGCCACCATCTCCGGTGGCGGCACGACACGGATTTGCACATCTCTGTCAGGATGCACGCCGCCCTCTGCCAAGTAATAGCGCAGAAGATAGTTATGCATCGAGTAATCGAACGGCACACAAAAGCGAAATCCCTTCATGTCGGCGGCAGTTTTCACGCCCTTGTGTTTGTTATGGAGCGTGATAGCTTGCCCATTAATATTTTCAATCGCCGGCATGTAAAACGGCACCGGAACCGATCCCACGCCGAGCGTGATGGCTAATGGCATGGGCGACAGCATATGCGCCGCATCGACATCTTTATTAATGGCCCAATCCCGCACCATGGCCCAGCCGGCTGCACGTTTGACCTTGGCATTCAGGCCATGCTTGCTATAGAACCCCAGCGGCTCCGCCATGATAATCGGCGTGGCACAGGTGATGGGAATAAAGGCGATGTTGAGATCCGTCTTTTCAGGTTTCCCGACCGGATCGGCCGCGAATGCGACGAACTCTTTCAACGGGAGCAATTCAGCGACAAGCGCCATGAGCGCTGCGCTTCCCATGGATGCGAGAAACCTCCGTCGTGATGGAACGGCGGCGTGGATGACCGCCGATGCTACAGCTTGCTCGACGTTGCGCTCAAAATACTCGTCGGAGGATTCGCCCTTCACGACAGCCACTGCGGGATTCGCTGTCATCGTCCGCTTACTGGCCCCATCTCCTTCGCTCATGACCGCCTCCTTCTGTGTGTTTCGGCAACTGTCTGTTTACCGAGCCCCAAGATCCGATCCCTGAACA
This window encodes:
- a CDS encoding formate/nitrite transporter family protein, with product MYTTDHERIASLAAKKHRFLEVSLPRYLILSALAGVYVGFGIALIFSLGGPLAAVGSPMVKLVMGVSFGVALTLVIFAGSELFTGNNMTGVIGGLSRSLTWTQVAKLNVWSWVGNLIGSLVLAWLVVQSGVLSKGPQADLIGNVAAMKMSLPAWELFFRGLLCNWLVCLAVWTSGRTTNDAAKIMLIFWCLFAFIGTGFEHSVANQSFLGMALFLPHGDAVSWTGYWYNQFYVVLGNIVGGGLFVGGLYWLASPYTVACLEPRELPRVVPAREAC
- a CDS encoding ABC transporter permease subunit, whose protein sequence is MKTNGNGSPWMISVFILVVFLGGWHLLTLRSSFDAKGKTDEQLQMMEFNGDIVRAGSGGYVWNPEKMKGVPGPLGVVEKARTELAEAFVIKGTNDYGIAYLVLYTVSRFAAGFLAASVVAILLGIFLGLNRVLFRAVNPFIQILKPISPLAWMPLLLYTVKDPKATAVLVVFMAAVWPTLATTAFGVSSLKKEYLHVAAILQLSWFKRLYRVILPGAAPTIVNGLRISFGSALVAVVPAEMLLGELGVGYLSWIEWNNLDIAGVIFAILVIGVVGMILDSGFNKLAGLVTYQE
- a CDS encoding ferredoxin--nitrite reductase, which produces MNKIEAIKTERDGLAVRDMIAQYAKSGWESIPEADVQRLKWYGLFLRNPTPGFFMIRVRIPGGKTGSYQLRALAEIAGTYGNGVLDLTTRQQIQLRHIRIEDVPAVFAKMEEVGLTSLQTGMDNVRGVMTCPVAGLSPEELSDATPIVRAINEEILGNPAYSNLPRKFNVAVTGCPDNCVHMETQDLALVPAYHDGTNGKSLGYNLLAGGKLGSGGYRIATPLDIFVTEGEALALCRAIIEIFRDHGSRENRTQVRLAFLLEEWGEDRFRKEVETRVGKKLSPAGIDARKAVEKSHVGIYRQRQPGMNYVGLKVLVGRITHDDLAKIAALAEKYGTGEVRISPAQALIIPNVSDRKIGDLDQEPLVKQFAYNPSPVYKGLVSCVGSDYCNLAVIETKSRAVETAKALEARLGSALKPITMHWSGCPAACGNHLVADIGFLGKKAKVEGKVVDAVDIYVGGRSGPDSKLAVKIMEDVPCDRLPMVLEGLVPYHSREKMHRVRGGGAKKPAPAKETPTTMAV
- a CDS encoding nitrate ABC transporter ATP-binding protein (This model describes the ATP binding subunits of ATP-binding cassette (ABC) transporters for nitrate transport, or for bicarbonate transport, in bacteria and archaea.) — its product is MSFLVVDHVSKFFPGHAGGGDVCIFKDVTLKVDKGEFVTVIGHSGCGKSTLLNIIAGLETLSEGGVILNGREVSGPGLDRMVVFQNFALMPWMTVFENIALAVRSAYPDWSHDQVVAHVHKYIALVGLTGAENKRPIALSGGMKQRVGLARAFSIEPKVLLLDEPFAQIDALTRGVIQEELVQMWNATRNTVFMVTHDVDEAILLSDRIMLMTNGPSSRVAEIVDVTIPRPRTRDSVIEHPHYYKIRNHVIHFLVRHASHGAAAVGGAAEETAGVAPLVVRF
- a CDS encoding CmpA/NrtA family ABC transporter substrate-binding protein; amino-acid sequence: MTANPAVAVVKGESSDEYFERNVEQAVASAVIHAAVPSRRRFLASMGSAALMALVAELLPLKEFVAFAADPVGKPEKTDLNIAFIPITCATPIIMAEPLGFYSKHGLNAKVKRAAGWAMVRDWAINKDVDAAHMLSPMPLAITLGVGSVPVPFYMPAIENINGQAITLHNKHKGVKTAADMKGFRFCVPFDYSMHNYLLRYYLAEGGVHPDRDVQIRVVPPPEMVANLKAGNVDGYLAPDPFNQRAVYENAGFIFKLSKEIWDKHPCCGFAISKDFATQYPNTFLALFRSIVDATHYASNPAHRKEIAAAIAPTNYLNQPVTVLEQVLTGTYADGLGAIKKDPSRIDFDPFPWHSMAIWIMTQMKRWGHLKGEVNYKSVAEQVYLAADCDRIAKELGYQTHQGTMAKHTIMGREFDASQPDAYVRSFKIHSMA
- the cynS gene encoding cyanase, coding for MEAKKAKDAIKAKRMEKKVTIAEVAKAVGRNPTFVAAVLQGTHKLPADDAKKVGDLLGLDAELTASLSKFPVRGDFPNTTDPFKYRLLEIIGVYGDSMREQANEMFGDGIMSAIDFTLDMEKVTGSQGEARCKITLNGKWLEYKTF